Part of the Triticum aestivum cultivar Chinese Spring chromosome 4D, IWGSC CS RefSeq v2.1, whole genome shotgun sequence genome is shown below.
ACAAAGTACTAATCCGGTGGATTACGTTGATTGCCGAATTGTGGGGAGGGCGAGGTTTTTTTAAGAAAATAGGGTGATATCAATGACAAAAAATATGTAAAAAAATCAGGACGCTCCTAAGATGGGGAGAATGACAAGCTCGACGTACAATGGGTAGCAATGCTTGGAGGTCGGGGCGGCAAAGAGAAGAAGGCCGCGGCCCACTCTGACGCCATCTTCTCCCCTCCGGTCGAGCCCACACCGTCGGCGGTCACCCCCATGCCACCTCCCCACCTTCTATGGCCAGCGATGCCGGTGAAGACCATGATGCTTGCGAGGTGACCGACACAATGCCAGAGGGGTaaattttcttgtttttcttcttctttggtgAATTTTGGCGTTTCAATGCAACAATTGGTGAAGAATCATGTGATGTCCATATATTTATTTTGAGCGAAATGTGATGTCCATAGATGGAGATGATTTTGCCCATTGTAGTATGCAAAACGGCCATGATGACATGATGGAATTCATGACGCCGTTGGATGGTAGCGGTACCATTGGCCTCAACGACATTGCCATGTCTATGCATGGCAGATGAAAGCTAATTAAGGGGAGAGAGGGAGTTAAGTTTTATGGGGTAGTTCGTCTAGGGACTTGAGCCATCTTCAACGGCAGGAGCAAGGCCAGGGCGCTAGGATATAAATCCTGGTAGATTGTCGCTTAGGCTGTTTACGTCCATGCAAAGAAAAGCATCGAGCGCTAGGCTCATTCTTTTCCGTACGAGAGGGTTGGGCCCTTCCTTCTACTCCCCTATAAAAATACTCTTATATATCTTAATAGAAATTAGAGCTCGTTATTAGCGCCTGGCATTGGAAGAAAGGACGCTAGATTCCATTTTATTTTTTGGATATTTTTTCCACCAAAAGCACctatataagagcatctccaacacgcGCGCGATATTAGCGCGATGCTGGAAAATTACCATTTATTGCGCGCGCAGCTGTTCTGGGCGCAAAAAATGCGCGTGCGGCATAAGTGGTTCAGCGCGCGGAGCTAAACGGCACCGCGCGCTGCTTATTTCGTGCGCCCGCTCCCGAGCGCTGCACACTCGAGCGCCCGCGCCACACTGCCGCCATCCTTTCTGACCGCGCCACTTTTGCcctgcccctcgccgccgccggcgaatTCGCCCGAAGGACGGCCGCGCCGACATCCCCCTCACCCTTTCCTACACCCGCGACCCcttcgccgctgccgccggcgcaaaccctagcgcggggagctTTGGCTTCGCCTCCGTCGGTGCTCCTCCAAGCACCGGTCTCGCGCGCGGCCTATTCATGGCGCCACAGACGACCTcggcgggtggcgtcgcgccgccgcccgcggtgAAGCCACGGGCCCCCCTCTCGAAGCTCCCAAATGCGGCGGTGCCGAAGGCGGGCAAGGTGTCCGGATAAGAACAAGGCGGCAGACGGCTCCTCTAGGCGGTCGAAGAAGAGACTTGCAGAGCGTGCGACAGATGCGGCGGCCACCGAAGCACCGGCGAGCTCGCTTGTTGCACCGGCGGCCGATGCGCACAagatgttcgatgaaatgcccacaAGGTATGGTTTCGCCCACTTTTTTTCGTTGTTGTTTTTTACATGAATGGATATGAtttttgttagagttgtgtcgaatatagtgtacaaggtaggttacagttggacttgtagttgttttatgtttagataggatatggagtcgtgtccaagtaggacacttgtattctaggcctctcatatatagcggggctagacacatgatgtaacctatgccaacataatagcaccggaacgcaggggaagccggcggcgtggggatggactgatcatctaccatggagtcatattgaaggtggagctggattgaggggctacggtgtaaggatccagggAATCGAAACCTATTCAGCAAggggaaaagcgagtgacatgcagttcggactggagcccagtggtctgatggaagcgtgaaactcgtcatcggtcggtgatgatcggtggtactctacaGTGGGgattgagtggtgtgggttcgcgacccttgagactcgaccgggacagcggaggctcgacgcggtaatagcggcgaggcgtgcggcgcgcacgggacatggagacgggccagggctctggtggtcatatatgtggtgagacaactgcgaatttgacttgggatgactacaagcaatggtgaaattccttcaagtttcagacaggcggtcaagaaaggagcggtgatgttgagttcaggcaATTCTTATGTGTGAcgcccaatatgtgagttgttcactttcacgcaggttagtgatcagtgtgtgatggcgttggacggatactctgaaagttgggagcacggactagagtaaagaggaacttaattttgctcgagcatTGACTGTGCTTAAGAAaaaaagggactacaagttgcaggtggagtcatatggagtctttggagtagcagcggtactcatgggataaactcaagtccaatgtacatggaagtttgacgcatggacgaattcaaggtggtggagtatattcgccaaggtggagtttgttagagttgtgtcgaatatagtgtacaaggtaggttacagttggacttgtagttgtattgtgtttagataggatatggagtcgtgtccaagtaggacacttgtatcctaggcctctcatatatagcagggctagacacacgatgtaacctatgccaacataatagcaccggaacgcaggggaagccggcggcttgTGCCGGCGTCCAAGGcggccgggtgcggtattgtagccgtgtcatggggaggagcgcccatagtcaagccccgggatgtagccatatcggtgaacctcgttaacaaatctcggtgtcgtgcctcgtgtgattgcttggtcctcggatgatcgacggtggcCTCGGATTTATTCTTACAGTTTTAGGGTGCCGCGCGCttgcgcgcctgttggagatgctctaagcatccAACATTGGAGATGGCATTAAAGTTTATGGCaagggctagagatgctctaaggaatACTCTGTTGTTTGCTTTGAATGACTGTTTTTTATAACATTGTTGATCCCAACTATTCTTGGTATGAATAGATTGATCTACAATCTACATTCACCGATTCAAGGTTTAGAACCAACTTCTTCCAAAATATTTATTAATATTTCTGCTAAATGAAAATACAATAGTTACTTAAATCCTCCCCGAATGGCCCCATTAAGTTGATAAGATTACCTGGCTACTTTCTGATTTTGCCAATAAACTGGTATCTCTAGTTCTTGACCATATTCAAGTTAACAAAACACATGGTGCACTGTCTCATACATGCTATACCTTCTTAATGGCCAATTCTGCACCTCGGGCAGCTTAGCGGAAATTGAACTACCAGAGTAAGGAAACCCTTTTGCATCACAGCATCATGAATCCCACATAGGTTTGTCCAATGCAGTGGAGTCAAGCGATGATTCATGGTAAGAATACATATGCTCCTGATTTTTCTGTTGCTCATCGGAATAGCTCAATGCTGTCACATCCGTATTATAGGTCCCAGAGCTTATATCCAAATTTCCGTTGCCTCCTAACCCTAGAAAGTCCTGTGTTAGGCCCGCATCTCCTACCCCTGAAATGTTTTCCTGTCTGTTGTGCTGCGTCTGGATATCAGGCATAATCTGAGGGCTCTCCTTCTCTTGTCTCATGGAAAATGGATTGTTCATGAGCCCAATTAAAGGCACGGTAGTCGGTGTCATCATGCCGCTGGTCCATGCTGAGTTGATCAAGATATTGTTGTGACCATTCATGCTCTCATCTTCAGCAGCCTTCATGCAAACACTGTTAGCTGCTGAATTCCCCATAGAATCTCCTTGGCTTCCAGAAGATATGCCCATATGGTCTCTAGCACTGGTGAAGTTGTTTGCGAAGCCTTTCAAAAGCAACGGTGAAATGGGATCCTGGCTGGTCTTTGCTCCCATCTCTGCAGCTTTCTGTAGCAGGGCTGTCGCGGACATGTATGGGGAGTTCATGGACATGTAAGGGTAGCCTGATGCACTTCCATCAAGTGGGAATCCTGGATCCTTGGGTGGTATCTGGTTGGAGAACAAGGCAGTGTTCCTTGTGATGAGAGCATAAGGAGATAAAGATCTTAGATGCATGTCTGAGTTATGGTCGTTGCTGGACATGTTTGCAACCATATCAGTGGGGCTAGGCACCCCATGTGAATACATGTCATGCTGACCATGCAGACTTCCCACCATTGTGGCAAGGCTGTGGTTAACCCTTGAGTTGTCTTCGGCTAATACATCGCAGAAGGCCCGATGCGTGATGAAGCTATCCTTTCTGCATTGACATAAAGTAGAGCTAAATGTCAAGTTCCAAGAAACGTTGCATTTTAAATGGCATGGCTGCGGTGAGCTCAATGGCTAGTCTAATATGATACTCCCATCAGGGCCTGCCACAGATGCTAAAATATTGCTATGCATTGCTTCAAATGGTATGTAAACTGTGTGAATATGGAAAGCTAATCTAACAAACAAGATTTTTTTTCGTAAGCAACAGAGACATAAGCTACATATAGCATGTGATTTTCAGTTGCAATTAGCTGAAGATTATGCGTCTGCATTTTATAATCAAGATGTCAGTACTTCAGTCTACATCTACTGTTATCTTACTGAATGACATTAATGTTCATGTATCCTTGATAAAGAATTTGTTTTTCATGGCTAATGATGCATTCGCTTGAATTCTTGGTGTGATTAACTGATTATCCTAAGTGAGAACTGAGAAGCATACCTTGAGAAGATAGTTCCGCAATCACATCGGTACTCCTTGGTGCCACAGATCTTAGTGTGAGCCTTCCAATCAGATTGTACAGCATACTTCTTCGAACATCGGTCGCACTTCCACTTCTTCTCCCCATGCTTCCTAGAGAAGTGTTTTTTTATGCCCGTGAGATCACCCAAAGCTCGGGTTGCATCATGGTGCGGGCAGGTGACCTCGGGGCAGATATACACCTTCTTCTTGGCGTCAGTGCTGCTTCTCTGCTTGAGCTTCCATGGCAGGTTATGCCCCCTCCTGTGGAGCTGGAGGTTCTGGTCTCTCTGGAATCCCTTATGGCAGACTTCACATATGTATCGGTTTGTCGCAACGAGTGTCTTGGGTGATAAAGCTACTACTTCCACGTCTGGATCTGTAAGATGGACATCATGAAACCAATGTTAGGTTACCACAGTTTGGAACTCTCTTTGTTTTCAACGCTTCAGTTTCTGTCAAGCTAGTATATATGTTTTGGGTTAATCTAGCAATTAGTATTTTGTAAATCAAAGTCTGTTTTTTTAGTATCCATTTGCAATTCCTTTGTACCATTTGTGTGTTAAAATTTCAAATATGATTGGCGGTCTGAACTTGAAACTACCATTTGCTTTACTTTTCCTCATGACGCACTTGGAAAATACTTCATACTATGAGCTGAACTCATTTAGGTTCGGTTCTTTTTTTTGCTTAAAATCATGGAGGTACATGTTTCGAAAAACTGATAGAACTAATAGCAGAAATGCATGTTAACAAAATGATAAACATAATGATTTTTTGTGGGTCAAATCTATACGCCACTGAACCAGCATGCACGATATGATAAACTAG
Proteins encoded:
- the LOC123100338 gene encoding protein indeterminate-domain 12-like → MSHTSEEESLSSFQQQPKLEVGAAGPSRGDPAAMPVVKKRRGHPGNPDPDVEVVALSPKTLVATNRYICEVCHKGFQRDQNLQLHRRGHNLPWKLKQRSSTDAKKKVYICPEVTCPHHDATRALGDLTGIKKHFSRKHGEKKWKCDRCSKKYAVQSDWKAHTKICGTKEYRCDCGTIFSRKDSFITHRAFCDVLAEDNSRVNHSLATMVGSLHGQHDMYSHGVPSPTDMVANMSSNDHNSDMHLRSLSPYALITRNTALFSNQIPPKDPGFPLDGSASGYPYMSMNSPYMSATALLQKAAEMGAKTSQDPISPLLLKGFANNFTSARDHMGISSGSQGDSMGNSAANSVCMKAAEDESMNGHNNILINSAWTSGMMTPTTVPLIGLMNNPFSMRQEKESPQIMPDIQTQHNRQENISGVGDAGLTQDFLGLGGNGNLDISSGTYNTDVTALSYSDEQQKNQEHMYSYHESSLDSTALDKPMWDS